A genome region from Penaeus vannamei isolate JL-2024 chromosome 20, ASM4276789v1, whole genome shotgun sequence includes the following:
- the LOC113817182 gene encoding pro-resilin-like, producing the protein MTKRVSVLVVPATARYLTQFIEDGFENQLKTGVVLVDLTAAYDIVSHKGLLRKVTIALLSLAAAAAWAVPQEGYKYPAPGDQGLGTGSGQVGSGFGQAQYPSVPAQYNFQWDVSDQFSGNFYGHQEQREDENTQGKYYVLLPDGRRLVVEYYVDNAGYHPSIAFEGEAQFPSGPSRGSGQGYGQGGSGGNQGFGQGGPGQGQGFGQGSGSGQGQSPSQSYLPPSK; encoded by the exons ATGACCAAGCGGGTTTCAGTCCTGGTCGTTCCTGCTACGGCCAGGTACTTGACGCAGTTCATAGAAGATGGCTTCGAAAACCAACTCAAAACTGGTGTCGTGCTTGTTGATCTTACCGCGGCATATGACATTGTCAGCCACAAGGGTCTCCTCCgcaag GTAACAATAGCTCTTCTCtcgttggcggcggcggcggcgtgggcgGTTCCTCAGGAGGGCTACAAGTACCCGGCGCCCGGGGATCAAGGACTCGGAACCGGGTCGGGGCAGGTCGGGTCTGGATTCGGACAGGCACAGTACCCGTCCGTCCCCGCCCAGTACAACTTCCAGTGGGACGTCAGCGATCAGTTTTCGGGGAACTTCTACGGCCACCAAGAACAGAGGGAGGATGAAAACACTCAGGGGAA GTACTACGTGTTGCTTCCTGACGGCCGACGTCTAGTGGTGGAGTACTACGTCGACAACGCGGGCTACCACCCCAGCATCGCCTTCGAGGGAGAGGCGCAGTTTCCCTCAGGGCCATCTCGAGGATCAGGCCAGGGCTATGGCCAAGGTGGTTCAGGCGGCAACCAAGGCTTCGGACAGGGAGGCCCCGGACAAGGTCAGGGCTTCGGCCAGGGTTCAGGGTCAGGCCAGGGACAGTCACCCTCACAGTCCTACTTACCTCCATCTAAATAA